The nucleotide window tacaaagaaagacAAAATGAAGCACTATCAGGAGTAATTGGAaaaaggaaattgcatttcattgaaaataaaggatagaagggtttgtacatcaaaagaagcgaaaaataaaaatctgaattacaaccttgaaataatctagataacagaaaagaaaataaagaaaactaccaaaactccttccgagtagggagaagagtagccttccaattgttaagcttcacTTTTGGCCCAATAAACTGCACGTCTGCTTTGCTGGAACATTCCCCAATTTCCGCCATGTTCACCTCATCAAATAGACTCTGGGACATTTGAATCAACGCTTCATCAAAGTCAACCGCGGGCTTTGGGATTGCTGACACTAGGCGTTTCACGACCCCTGGCTTGACGAAGGACCTAGAGAGGCATGTGATAGGCTTAGGGAGTGACCATGCCTTCTTCTTCAACCTTTTAGCCCTCTTCACCTCGTCTCTTGTGGGCTTGAATCCTAGACCAAACATACCGAGATTTTCACGTAGAGACACTGGCTATATGATACCTTGTAAAGATACGCCCAGATCTTTGCCCTGCACAAAatcattcttcagcatttcagtTGCCACCATGATGGATGCGGAGGCTAACTTTGGACCTGGAATACATTCCCCCCTTCGGAACTTCTCAGTTGATACTATTTTGAAAGCTTGGTAGACCTAAGGCCCTTTATCATCTTCGGCTTCAATAAACGGGATAGATGTATCATTGTAAGCACATAAGTTCTCGTCACCATGCACAACGATTTCCtatctatcccactcgaactttacCATATAGTGTAGAGAAGACGGGACTACTTGGGAACATGTATCCAGGGCCCACCTAACAGTAAATTGTAAGAGACGACCACATctaacacctgaaactccataGTAAATTCAATGGGTCCTATTGTCAGTTTGAACATGATATCGCCAACAAAATCTTTTTCCCCTCCGTCAAAACCTCGAACACATATATTATTCTTATGAATCCTTTCAGTATTAGTTTTCAACTTAtgcagagtggagagagggcaaatatttgcactagaACCATTATCAACTAGTACCCTCGAGACCATAGAATCCTCACATTTCactgtgagataaagagctcgatTGTGTTCTATACCCTCCAAAGGCAGCTCGTCATCCGAGAAAGTGATCCTGTTTGACTCGAATATCTTGTTGGAAatcttctccaaatggttcactgtgaTCTTATTAGGGACATGAGCCTCATTCCAAATCTTCATGAGGGCCCGACGGTGCTTGTCTAAATGTATCAACAATGATAGAAGAGAAATCTGAGCGGGTGTCTTCCTCAATTATTCTACGATGGAGTAATCCTgtactttcatttttctcaagaaGTCTTCCGCATCCTCTTCGGTGATTGGCTTCTTCACCGGTATTGGATTATCTTTGAGTGGCTTAGCTTTCCTTAATTCCTCTGGGGTAAAGCATCTCCCCAAACGAGTAAAGGGTTCATTAACTTCATCTTCCACTTCTTTCCCTTTATAAGTTACTATCACTTGCTTGTAATTTCATGGAATAGCCTTGGTGTTATCCATCGGCAGCTGGGTCACAGGTTTAATAATAACAGGGGCAATGCGAGCCCCTTCCATGATTATGACAGGCTTACTTGTTGCGCACATCACGACAACATTAGGTTTTCCTTGCTTTGCTTTAGTATCATCTGGGAACCCTTTCATGACTAATACAGGCAGTTTAACATCGGGCTTGCTTAGCTTGTCTGTCAACCCTTCAACTGTCAATGATGTTGCATATGTAACAACTGGAGTTTTGACTGAATTACTTTCACTGGCACAGATCATCATGACAGACTTCGAAGGCTTCTCGGGCTCCCCATCCTTACATAATATCGCAATCATATGTGTTTCGGCATGGGCTTGCAATGAATTTTAATGATGTTTGGCGCTTCCGGGCTTTGGACCATAATTTGGTTtttatcaataagctcttggatgATGCTCTTCAAATGCCAATACTTTTCTATGTCATCCCCTGGAGCATGAGAACAATATGCACATTTGAGGGAATAATCTAGGTTCTTAGGAGGGGATTTGGTAATTTTGACTCAATCGGCCTTAGAAcgtccaactgcctcaacctaTGAAACAGACTGGCGTAAGACTCTCCAAGCGGGGTGACAATTTGTTTCCTCCGTTGTTGCCTTTCCTTTTTATACTCCAACCTGGGTCGAAAGCTTGGACTAGTAGGGTTTCAGTATGTTTGTGGAGGTGGATAAGGGTTTTGTGGAGCTGGAGCATGCCATTGCGAGTAAGGAGGAggttgagcatatgactgtgcgTGGTGGACGTGGTATTAGGGTGGTCTAACTGAATATTGTAGGTCTTGTGGTTGGAAGTAGTGTTGAGGTGGATTATATGGATCTTGGGTGTAGGTTTGAGGTTGGGGTCGAGGCTAGGTGTAATGGTGTAGTGAACCCCTTGGGCTATCCCACGATCCTGAGACGACCATAGCAATATCTTCTTTCCTCTTTTTCCCTAACACGCTCCCAATGCCATTCTGGATCGCTTGTATGGTTGCTTTGATGGTAgagtaactcatgatcttgcttgattTGAGACCTTCCTCTACCATTCCTCCCATCTTATCCACTTCATTGAAAGACTTACCTATGGCCAAGATCACatgaccaaagtaagtaggctccaaggCCTGAAGAAAGTACTCCACCATTTCATCTTCCTCCATTGGAGGGTTGACTCATACTGCCTGCTCTCTCAACCGGaaaccatactccctgaaactCTCATTGGGCTTTTTCTCTATCTTAGTCAAGGATAGGATATCTGGGACAATTTCTACGTTGTACTGGAAATGCCGAGAAAAAGCCTGAGCCaagtcatcccaagtgtaccacctgctgttgtcctggcgggtgtaccactccaatgttgCACCACTCAAACTTTGactaaaatatgccatcaacaattcatcttTCCCACCAGCACCCCACATTTTGCTGCAAAATCCTCTTTAGTTGGCCACGGGGTCACTATGCCCGTCGTACAAgtcgaacttgggcattttgaatccAGTAGGTAGCTGGACATCGGGAAACAAGCACAGATCCTTATAAGCCACACTCACTTGGCCTCctaacccttgcatatttctcaGCGACTGCTCCAAACTCTTTATCTTCCTAAATATCTTCTCTTACTCCACGTTTTGGGTGGTTTCTCAGTTTCGACAGGAAGTTCAAAGTGAGGAGTGTAGGAGTAATGATCTGGGACTTTGAAAGTGGGCTCGGGAGCATAGTATTGATTATCTTAGGCTTGGAATGCCGGCTTACTAGAAGATCGATGGAGGGTAGCTCACGGAGGGGCTACAAAGATAGGAGTAGATGGCGGAGTAGGGTATGCAGTTGCTTTGGTTAGGGGAGATTGGacagtttggtttgaggtgtcgGGATAGTGGTGGTAAGGGGTGAAGCCTGGTGCATACTGAGGGGAAAGATCAACAATAGTGGGATCTTGGGATTGTGATAGTGGCGGGATGAAAGTAGGGTTTTCTATATAATTGGCAGGGAATGACGGTGAAGGATGCCCCCTGATCCATGCTtgatacatttcggccatttggTGCTTCAGCTTATGTACCTCTTCTTTCAAACCAGACTCAGATTCTACCATCTCTTTTGGTGGGTCAACAACACTTGCGTCTAATTCTTTGCTAGCCATGATCGCCTTGTGTTTAGACATAGTGTTATATGGGTGgcttgccagaatgccaaacaaactaaccacctttcTGTACtcaatagcaacaacaaacctgTAGTGTTGACGAGTTTAACAGATAGACAATCACATGTTTGGGATgcatgcacctaaacagttaaatgCTTCTATCGTGTATTTGAACGGTTGCATGcttcatcccggccttaactcttttcactttgcacttttctcttctttttttcctccTACCTTTTTCGGTCACTATGGATTTTCTCATTCGGTTCTTGCCGCTCCCTTTTATTATTGCACTCTCTTTTGTTCTCTTGTTTTGCCACTCTTTCTTTCCACTCAATTTTCTTtcctctatttttattttatggttaTGATTAAATCCTATGGGGATTACATACATATTatgacaccgcatgaatcagatcattatgtagttcaggggataaatgcgaaataaagaagaatatttttggattttcaaaatttcataaaataaaatctttttgtgtttttctatTACAAGGACTCTGACATACAGACTTAGAAAAACAGGAAAACAGAACAGATCTGAAAAAAACTAACATACTCAAAAAAAgcaaaatacagactcaaaaccaATAGAAAATTAGGAATACATGATAGCCTCCAACAATACCCCAGGGGCCCGTTGGACATCAGTCGGTTTCGATGCGGGCCTACGTGCAATATCCTCTAGGAGACGGTCTAGGTCATCCATCACCTAACTGACAAAAGTTATTAGTGCagcgaagaacatggacctggCCATATCCTCGCATTCATTTCACTTCATTACAATATAATCCGCAATCCTCTTAATCCTTTCTCTGATGACGCCCTTCTCTTGGAGTAAGCGTCCAATCTGTTGAGACCTGGCCTCCAAAACCTGTGTGGCATTATGGTTTTGCTCTTGCAATTGCTGCATGTCCTCTTCTAGTTGTGACATCAATGCATAGCAATGCTCTCTTTCCTCTTTGAAGTTCTTCGCTTGCTAGGCCATTTCATTTTCAAGGGTATTGAGCTTTTTCTTCAGACCCGTGACTTCTTTGTCCTACCTTTCCTTCAACTGCTGAGCAAGCCTCGCCCGTTCTTCTACATTCCTGGCCAACTTTACCCGGGCTTTTGCTAATTCATCCTTGGCCTTTTCCAAGTCAGCCCCATAAACACATACTTTTCGTCTAAGGCTGTggatgagtttttcatcttttctgctTCTGGCTAGGTTTTCAGCtgatattttcatattttggatcTGGGCTCTAGgggcttcattttcttgggcaaaccttttcttttcaccttcaTCCGCAGCGGCTTGCAAACCACTATCAAATTTAAGGTTTCTGATTTGCCCTTCCAGTTTGCTTATGGTAGCCATATATTCATTTTCTTTAGTTAACCAAGACTAATGTTCTTGTGATGTGTCAACAAATTTTTGGATGTGGGGCCTTTTGTTTGGCCTTTCAGATTCATCATCTGCCGCGACTCTTTTCCCATACCATGAAAGATAGCCGGGTGAAACCTCGCCTCTAGATAGATCGCATACTCGGGTGTTTGCCCctaaatattggcattcactctAGATCTAGCGAACCACTGCTTCAGGAAATTGGCCATCAGAGCATACTTCAACTACATGAACTTTAAGATCATTGTCTTTGGGAACTTTCTAGAATCTTCCCAATTGTCTCAAAACTCGGTATAGggcatagggttggatgcttcgaagacccattaggaggaagtaaggaccagtggtAGGCATGTACACAACCTTATCAACGGGAAGCTAATCTAGTGTCCACTCTATCTGACTTGCAGTTACGGAACGGAGGCGGGATATCTAATCTTCGACCCTTTCTAGCATTTCGAACCCAGTGACCCTTATACCAAACTCCTCAATGCAGCTTTTCCCTGTAGACCCGTAGTTCATGTATCGGGGACGGTGACaaaggtgctcgatcatccataTTTGTAATAATAgattgcacccctcaaaaaattCTACCCCGACCTTACATGATGTGAGAGCTCGGATCATATCTGATACGATCAGGGGTGCGTGggtgctcttggcattggtaGTCAAAACATTGACGACTCCGGCTACCCGTAAATCAATATTCCCATCCTTCCTAGGAAACACTAAGAGACCTAAGaatgccaccatgaaagcgaagcatCTATGCTCTTCCCACTTTGATTGGTTCCCTTTATTACAGATTCCACTTTCCGGGTCTTCAAATCCTCTTAAATGGTATATAAAGTATAGAGTGGAAAATTCACCCGCCAAATATGCATACTAGACCTACCTGCTTATTTTTAGTACGCCCAGAAACTTGTAGGGAGTGACGACCCTTGGAGCTACTAGGTATTTGTGTCTTAAACCCTCTGTACTCCCGGTATAACccgctatctcttccaaggtagGTGTAAGATCGAAGTCTGAGAAATGCAGAACGTTGTGAGTTGAGTCCCAGAATGTCACCAATGCTTTTATTATATCACCCCTAGGCTTAATCTTTAATAATCCGGTGAGTGCCCCCAGGTAATGGTTGACTGTGTCTCGTCCTTGTTCACCcaaatcttcccaccacatgTGAAGTTCCAACAGAATCTTAGTCGTAACCTTCATCGGTAAATTTTGAAtcatgctcattctgcacatttagatTAGGGTGATTGGTTTAAAACAAAGTGAGTTTCATTTAAAAAggtttatttttgcaaaaattcaAATAAACCATGGCTACTTTTGCAAATACGCCCCTTCAACACTTCAAAAGGGAAGATTTTAGGGCTGTGGTTGCCAGGTGACCAAAAATTGACAAAGAAATCgtcggtggctattcttgcaaaaatggCCTTCACCCACTTTATTTACGACAAAAATGAcgatatttcatattttttggttatttttgtaaaagcaaggctggacccgatgagggttgcctacgtatcccatatccggtgagaatcaaacccgcgtagttcggtcagttttgacgcaACAAGAAAGTATTAACATTTTGGCATGACCTTTtacccttttctcttttttttttttaaatttcggtAGAGTTACAAGATAGTTTGAACACCATTTTTTGGGAAACGGATGAATTTATCTCTCCTACCTTAATCTTGGTTTTCCTTGGATTTTCCTCCCTAATCTAagagccggtcaacatgcaagccaaaaAATATAAATGCACAAATAGCATGTAAAATGCATCAAGATGGTTTTTTAATTTCgtgtacacctatcctagacggacccaccctgtgttgagtccccaaagtcagatgcacgtgatgcaaacaagcatttttactagggatccgacatgaggctatgttattctaggtttaaatcctgagTGTATTGTTatagacctagcttacccgagcggataacTCGAGCCAGGGGGCACCGTACTGGTAACCAAAAgaccatccggctttgtaactgatccgatcctcgttctaaattagggtatgacactaagagaaaagaagtcacgctagtgtgcacttcccagaagatttagaagagaagggtttcgtaacagtttatacacagttcaaacaatatcaaagcggtaaaaagtggcatattagcacattaagctcaaatatgtaataaaaatcagataataaataaacgcccagtataacaattattctaagctcgaattcttgaaccctaaatcatagattctgggttcgatccccaacagagtttccagagctgtcacacctcatttatCTACCCGAAGGGGTAtttgggagtttttccaattaaagtgacaaaaccaaaatgggattatttattcaaaatcagagttgccacttgggataatttatggtgtcccaagtcaccggtttaaaatcccgaatcgaagaattttgactctattttacagtccgcgaaacacagaaatccgagtaaggagtTCCGTTAACCTGGGAGAAAGTGTTAGGACTCCcgggttctgtggttttagcacggtcgctcaactattattatttgGCCTGATTATCCGATTAATTACACATTTAAAACCTATtgcatttttaaaccttttgaaaccgcttttaattatttatggaattatttctggaacaagttacgattgtcgtacacttgtttgttttgtACACATTGCAAATCATTTCACGTGAACTATACCCACGACCTACAATATGTTTAATTTATCAATATTATTAGAAGTTGTGTccaggtcacatgaaatgtgcacccAGATTTGGAAATTACGTATCacaactatgtcacgggaaccatacccgtagATATGATGATTTATTATAGCGCACCTAAAACAAACTACGAAGGTTCATATTTAAAACGAATTTGAAGTATGTGATAAGGACACGAATTGTATATATGGCATTGGAAAGATTGTTTGTTTTTAACTATTTTGTAAAGATGGGCCCAACAGCATGCCCATTATGTtatttaatcaaaaaataaaaactctTTAAAGAACAATAACGTTGATGCTGCTTGGGCTCGAAATTGAGCCTAGAAATGGAAAAAGACCTCAGAGACCTTGTCAGGTCTGATTTCGACCAAGCTGTCCCATTTTAGGCTAACACCAGGCCCAACAATTTAAACATGAAGGCCTTTAATATGCTAAGGCCCTAACTGAAGTCAATCTCTTTAAATAGACAAATAACAAAACACTATATTAACTTCTGAAAATCAAATATACATAAATAACGCCATTAATAAGAGTGATATTAGCTTGAACTATTTTATACTACTAATTAATCACACTAACATCAGATGTATAGTCACTTTATCAATACTGTATTCCTAAGATAACAAATCTGGACATCATTTAGCAATTAAACCATGAGTTTCTTTTGAAAGTGCATGAACTTGACCTCAAACTTAAAAGATACACTATGGCCAGTATACTAATCAACACaactttttaataataaaaaatgagcTAATGATATTACATACTTATTCTAATCTTCCAAATAAATCCAATACATGAAAGATGAGCTATTCAGAACATTCAATATTGGACAACCCAACTAATTCGTGGAATAACACATCAGATTTATCTCACTTAAGTAGAAGCTAGAAAGGAAGAAGTTAAAGAAAAAAGTTAAATGACTTGAAAGAAcataaaaaaaaactgaaattcaacATGAATATTAAACTTCATACCAGTAGTACACCCTTCAAAAATATTCTTGCACTTCGTTCATCATTCAAAGCTCAAAGAAGTACCTGGATATAGagcaaaaataaggaaatagaTTTTCTGAAATCAGCATAAGATAGCAGGAAACAGCGGAATCAGCAATAAAGAAATAGCAATATCAACCAACACACAGCTTCAGTTCAGCTAAAAAAACCAGAAATCCAAAGGAGAAACTTTTCCAAACTTTTGGTGAAAAGCAGAAAAATACAAAAGCTGATGGACCAATAGAGCTGGATTTTCAGAGGTGTGTTTAGGGTCTGATTCCGTGTGTGTTGAGTAAGGAGAGGGCCCTATATATACCTAAGAAATCTGTTGTGTGTCCTCTAAGTCATGGAATAATTCTCTTAAAAACAACCCTAAAAAAATCAGAAAGAGCATATTTTTTTAAACAGAAACTGGACAACTGGCCATTTCTAATTAGCTTTAACAATTTATATTGGCAAAATGGAGCCAGCTGTCCATACTCTAGAACCTTCTAATTACCCTATCTGAAATTCCTATTTTCCACTTTTTAAATGACCCCTTTAAGTTTTCTTTTTGTTCAATTAACCCCTACAAATGTCTAATGATTTACAAATTATAGCAAACACCAACAAAGCCAGTAATTATCAAATCAAAAGCAAATAAGCAACAAAACAATGCAATGGAACCCTATAATATTAAGCATCTAGAAGAAAACCTAAATTAAACTAAACCCTAACATGAACCAATTTGATGGAATCAACAAGAATTTCCATGCAAGGACACTGCTAAGTTCAGCAGTAAACATGCCTTGATGATAGGCAGagtaaacaaacaaactaaacaaaataacaattatgaagaaagacaaaaagaaagaagaacaataatagAAAGAAGCAGAAATACCATCCTGAACGATTGCAAACTGGGGTGGAACTTGGTGGGTAAATGAACTGGGACGAACATCAATCGATTGCACTCATCAAGAGCAATTGATTGATGTATGTCTTGGGTTCAAACGACCAGACTTGCATGCTCTAATCAGAGACAGAGATGAAGCTATGGTTCCAAACTCGAATATGAAATTAATGAAATAATGGTGAGGATTTTGGGAAATCGACAACGGATTAAGGTTTAGGGTGTGTGAGGAGTatggggtgtaattttggggttGTTTGGGCGACCTAAGGCTTTGGGTCTCAATTTCAGATCTGGATTTAATGGATTTGGGTGGTGATTTGGGGGAAGTTGGTGATGGATTAGTGTTTAAGGGGTTGTGGAGAGTGTAGAGGGTGAATTTGGGGTGGTTTAGTGATAGGCCGCCGCCGTGGGGCGATTTCCGGCAGGCGGCGGTTGGTGGTGAAGAGAAAGGGAatcagggcggctagggtttgtgtTTTAGTGAGGGAGATGGGTAATGAGGGATCTAGGGTTTGGTgtggcgggggggggggggggggcttagGAATGTTATATGGGGGTGGGGTGTTGAGTTCCCAACCGTTGGATCAAGGAAGATCAACAGCTAAGATTGAACGccttaaaacgacgtcgttttattAAGTAGGGGGTGGACCGAGTATGGGGATTGGACTGGGGCTGGTTGAAACAAAATTAGGCTATGGGCAAATTGGGCCCAAACGTGGAGACAACCCTTCTcccttttcttgatttttttctttctttttcccttagcttataaaattaaattaaaacctaaactaaatccTAAATAAAATCTAATATGTAGAACTAAAATATATATCTATTTCTAgcattaaaataattaaattaacctAAAACTAATGGAAAAAAGTTACCAATTTGCAATTAAAACTAAAGctaattatgtaaaatgacccaTATTTGCGATTTTGCTTAGTAATGCAATTAATAAACAACTtaagcctaaaaatgcaaatgtcaACCTAAAAATTCAATGCATGAAATTTAAACATGCAGATAAGTGCAACCAACAATGATGTTTTAAacatcaataccacacaagaggaggggggggggtaatttgtgtggtacccaattttcgcttaactgaactatagaaggACCTAGTTCTTCTATGCGTTCCAACTACTACTttttgcagaataataagtaaaaaaaataaagaacacagagatttttacgtggaaaatacctggctcaaaaggtaaaaaaaccacgacctactactcagtaggattttcccaaacttccactaaaatcactgagccaaaacagcatttacaaaactctttgtaaacctaaggattaactctaatcccattgtggcacatagcctcaactgttgcgactctaacttgaacactctaggtacctaatacaattgcttctatgaaagctgaaaggtacaatgtaaaatcacctactacaattgaactagaataaaagatagacacttggaactggttcttctatctcatttaagtagcttcaggattgcacactcgaatcacacataaattgcttgcaaaatcgccttgcacttttgctctcaatttaagtttaacttctgtTTATGTACATTACATGTAAAAGAGAACACCACTGATATTaatgggttagtaattagagattgactgggattcaaatgctactcttctatcgtagaagagttcaagTTGATCTCAAATTCTAACACTATCTtcttcctaaactgtgttctctttatgtaaggagtctttctctccttatccaatatgcaaccttttcgattagatcaagagatattacttctgataagttagatttatctccttcacgtgcatctcacatatttgggttgatcatgactgtgctttaCTAGATGGACCTGGTCTATGTCTGAGTTCTTTtatcagtcttcaaaacttcacctgtacTTGgaccaacaaattccccctttttgatgatgacaaactctgtgctttttacttaCTTTGATCCTGTtagaactcagcttaaccatcagtacaaagtttagaaaattcacttatcatcatggaccaggttaattaggttataaatattacttattcagaatatgtaaaacacaatatctcttcccccttttggcatcatcgaaaagttgcatacaaagtgtgagtcccagattttaataagtacccatggccactggggcaactacAAATGCAATCATGGTTTAATCATTagtaatcaagcaaacatatttaaactatcaaggaaagaTTAACATTGAACAAGAGCAAAAACAATATATATCATTGATAGAAGAtatgttgctaccacaatccacaaccagaaagaaaaaaacatttaaaacatgagcaaaaagaaagaaaaatccctaTTTTGGGTCGCTGAAGGTACTACATAGGTTCAGGAGATAAAGGCTAGAATTCATTAGGCTTGGGGGAGTtagagggttggttttgggcttggagaagattcagcatattgtgaagaattccatcattcttcccCTTTCCTTGgtgagctcagttctgagagcatctatCTCATATTCCACCTCTACCACACGTGCCTTGagcctagctatctcagcatccttggcTTCACTTTCCTGAACAAGAGCCCTGACTTTACTGTTAATAGGAGTCTTCTTGGATGAACTAGGTTCATTTGGGATGGCATTGACTAGATAGTCACAAGCAAGCAAGCAGAGTATTAATGCCAAAGTGGTCCTTGCTtgaggccatttcccatttcttcagaggcacattGCACCCATCCAGAACCGTAGTCAGAATAAAGCCATAGggggtagcatgagccttggagccattgatgaCCCTGTCCAGTAGCTTGATGATGAATGCAGGCCAATTAATTTGCATTCCACTTTCCTGGCACTCTATCAGAACAAAGTCCATATAATTTACAATATGCCTTCTCTCCTACCTGGGCAgtaggcacttgttgacaaactcaaaaaTGACTT belongs to Nicotiana tabacum cultivar K326 chromosome 6, ASM71507v2, whole genome shotgun sequence and includes:
- the LOC142182083 gene encoding uncharacterized protein LOC142182083; protein product: MKIWNEAHVPNKITVNHLEKISNKIFESNRITFSDDELPLEGIEHNRALYLTVKCEDSMVSRVLVDNGSSANICPLSTLHKLKTNTERIHKNNICVRGFDGGEKDFVGDIMFKLTIGPIEFTMEFQVLDVVVSYNLLLGGPWIHVPK